The sequence below is a genomic window from Streptomyces sp. B21-105.
CGACGCGAAGAGCAAGTTCGCGGACGGCGTCTGGCAGCAGACGACCCTGGGCACGGACGCCGTCTACGCGGTGCCGCAGGACATCGGGCCGATGATGTTCTACTACCGCGCCGACCTCTTCAAGAAGTACGGCCTGACGGTCCCCACGACCTGGGAGCAGTTCGCCGAGACGGCCCGCGCGCTGAAGAAGAAGGCCCCGGACACCGACCTCACCACGTTCTCCGCCAACGACTCCGGTCTCTTCGCGGGCCTCGCCCAGCAGGCCGGCGCCAAGTGGTGGACCACCTCCGGCGACAAGTGGAAGGTCGGCATCGACGACGCGGCCACCAAGAAGGTCGCCGGCTTCTGGGGCGGCCTGGTCAAGGAGGGCGCCGTCGACAACCAGCCGATGTACACCCCGGCCTGGAACAAGGCGCTCAACACCGGCAAGCAGATCGCCTGGGTCTCCGCCGTGTGGGCGCCGGGCACGCTGACCACCGCCGCGCCCGACACCAAGGGCAAGTGGGCGATGGCCCCGCTCCCCCAGTGGTCCGCCGGCGAGAACGTCACCGGCAGCTGGGGCGGATCGTCCACGGCCGTGACGACGGACTCCGAGCACAAGGCGGCCGCCGCGAAGTTCGCCGCCTGGCTCAACACCGACGGCGACGCCCTCAACGCGCTGGCCAAGGAGGGCGGCATCTACCCGGCCTCCACGTCCGCCCAGCTCAGCGGCGCCTTCATCACCCCGCCGGACTACTTCTCGAACCAGGCGGACTTCTACACCACCGCCGCGAAGATCGCGAAGACCACGGCGCCCTCGGCCTGGGGCCCGAACGTGAACGTGGCCTACACGAGCTTCAAGGACGCGTTCGGCGCGGCCGCCAAGAACAAGTCGGACTTCTCCGCCGCTCTGGACAAGATGCAGTCGGACACGGTCGCCGACATGAAGAAGCAGGGCTTCGGGGTCTCCGAGTGACCACCGCACGCCGGACGTCGTACGGGGTCAAGGGCGCCCCGTACGCGTTCCTCGTCCCCGCCGCCGTCCTCTTCGCGCTGTTCTTCGCGCTCCCCATCGGGTACGCGGTCTGGCTCAGCTTCCACAAGGTGCGCGTCTCGGGCCTCGGCCTGGGCGCGGGCGCCCGCAAGGAGGTCTGGGCCGGCCTGGAGAACTACACCGACGCCCTCACCGACAGCGAGCTGGTCCACGGCGCGCTGCGCGTCCTCGGGTACGGCTGCATCGTCGTCCCCGTCATGCTGGGCCTGGCGCTGCTGTTCGCGCTGATGCTCGACTCCGAGAAGGCACGGCTCGCCCCGTTCACCCGGCTCGCGATCTTCCTGCCGTACGCCATTCCCGGCGTCGTGGCGGCGCTGCTGTGGGGCTTTCTGTACCTGCCGGACGTCAGCCCCTTCTACTACGTTCTCGGGAAGCTGGGCCTGCCGCAGCCGGACCTGCTGGACGGCGGTCCGCTCTACCTCGCCCTGTCGAACATCGCGGTCTGGGGCGGCACCGGCTTCAACATGATCGTCATCTACACCTCGTTGCGGGCCATCCCGGCCGAGGTGCACGAGGCGGCGAAGCTGGACGGTGCGACCCCGCTGCAGACCGCCCTGCGGATCAAGATCCCGATGGTGGCGCCCTCGCTGGTGCTGACCTTCTTCTTCTCGATCATCGCCACCCTCCAGGTGTTCAACGAGCCGACCACCCTCAAACCGCTCACCAACTCCGTGTCCACGACGTGGAGTCCGCTGATGAAGGTGCACCGGGACGCGTTCGGCACGGGTGACGTCTACCAGGCGGCCGCCGAGGCCGTGATCATCTCCCTGGCCACGCTGGTGCTGTCCTTCGGCTTCCTGCGGGCCGCGAACCGCCGTAACAGGCAGGAAGCGGCGTCATGAGTGCACTCGCCGTCCACAAGGCCCCCTCCACGGCCGGCGCGACCGGCGCCGCGCGCGGGCGTCCGCCGCTGCGCGGCCGGATCGCCCTGATCCCCACGGTCACCCTGCTGCTGGGCGCCGTGTACTGCCTGCTGCCGGTCGCCTGGGTGGTCATCGCGTCCACCAAGTCCGGCCGTGAGCTGTTCTCCACGTTCACCTTCCTGCCGGGCACGGGTTTCACGGACAACCTCAAGGACCTCAACTCCTACCGCGACGGCGTGTACTGGACGTGGATGGGCAACTCCGCGCTGTACGCGGGGATCGGCGCGCTGCTGTCGACCTGCGTGTCGGCGTTCAGCGGCTACGCCCTCGCCGTGTACCGCTTCCGCGGCCGGGAGCCGATCTTCAACATCCTGCTCGCGGGTGTGCTGATGCCGCCGGTCATCCTGGCCGTCCCGCAGTACCTGCTGCTGGCCCAGGCCGACCTCACGGACTCGTACTGGTCCGTGCTGCTGCCGCAGATCCTGTCGCCCTACGGCGTCTATCTCGCCCGCATCTACGCGGCCGCGGCCGTGCCCGGCGACGTGGTGGAGGCCGGACGGATGGACGGCGCGAGCGAGTGGCGGATCTTCAGCCGGATCGCGCTGCCGATGATGATCCCCGGGCTGGTGACGGTGTTCCTGTTCCAGTTCGTGGCGGTGTGGAACAACTTCCTGCTGCCGTACATCATGCTCAGCGACGACGAGAGGTTCCCGATCACGCTCGGCCTGTTCACGCTGCTGGAGCAGGGGGCCAACCAGCCCGCGCTGTACACGCTGGTGATCACCGGCGCGTTCCTGGCCGTGATCCCGCTGGTGGCGCTGTTCCTGGTCGTCCAGCGGTTCTGGAGTCTTGATCTGCTGTCCGGAGCCGTAAAGTCATGACCTTGACGCTCCCCTCCCTGAAGGGAGGAGGTTCTTACGGCTCGCGCCGTGAGACTTCCTGTTTCATCGCCGACTGCCCGCCCGGAGTACTCCGTTGAGGTCTTACACCGGCTCCACAGGCCGACACCGCCCGTCCGGCGGCCAGCAGGTTCTTCGCCGCGTTCACGTCCCGGTCGTGGGTCGTGCCACAGCTGTCGCACGTCCACATGCGGACGTGCAGCGGCATCTTCTCCTGGAGGGCGCCGCAAGCGGAGCACAGCCTGGACGAGGGGAAGAAGCGGTCCACCGCGATCACTTCCCGCCCGTGCCAGGCGGCCTTGTACTCCAGCATGCTCCGGAACTGCGACCACGCCGCGTCGCTGACGGCGCGGGCCAGGGTCCGGTTCTTGACCATGTTGCGCACGGTCAGGTCCTCGATCACGATCGTTTGGTTCTCACGAACGAGTCGAGTGGTCAGCTTGTGCAGCCCGTCACGGCGACGGTCGGCGATACGGGCATGGATCCTGGCGACCTTGCGCGCCGCCTCGGCGCGATTCGCCGACCCCTTGGCCTTCTTCGCCAGACGACGCTGGGCCAGGGCGAGGCGGGAACGGTCCTTGCGCTCGTGCCTGGGGTTGGCGACCTTCTCGCCGGTGGAGAGCGTCAGGAGGTGATCGAGGCCGACGTCCACGCCGACGGCGGCATCGCTCACGGGCAGCGGCTTGAGCGTCGGGTCGTCGCACAGCATCGAGACGTGCCAGCGCCCGGCTGCGTCCTGGGAGACGGTCACCGTGGACGGCTCGGCGCCCTGCGGGAGCGGCCGGGACCACACGACGTCGAGCGGCTCACGCATCTTGGCGAGCGTCAGTTCGCCGTCGCGGAAGCGGAAACCGCTGGTGGTGTACTCGGCGGACTTGCGGGACCTCTTCTTCGACTTGAAGCGCGGGTACTTCGCCCGCTTGCCGAAGAAGTGGGTGAACGCGGCTTGCAGATGGCGCAGGCATTGCTGGAGCGGCACGGAAGAGACCTCGTTGAGGAACGCCAGTTCCTCGGTCTTCTTCCACGCCGTCAGCATGGCCGACGTCTGGTT
It includes:
- a CDS encoding ABC transporter substrate-binding protein encodes the protein MSITKRRRLVATAVAVALGSTALAACGSSDEDGGAESGPVSLTYWTWTPGMDKVVDLWNKGQGKKDRITVTVKKQASGDTLITKILTAHKAGKAPDLVQAEYQALPTLVSNDALADIGKDVGDAKSKFADGVWQQTTLGTDAVYAVPQDIGPMMFYYRADLFKKYGLTVPTTWEQFAETARALKKKAPDTDLTTFSANDSGLFAGLAQQAGAKWWTTSGDKWKVGIDDAATKKVAGFWGGLVKEGAVDNQPMYTPAWNKALNTGKQIAWVSAVWAPGTLTTAAPDTKGKWAMAPLPQWSAGENVTGSWGGSSTAVTTDSEHKAAAAKFAAWLNTDGDALNALAKEGGIYPASTSAQLSGAFITPPDYFSNQADFYTTAAKIAKTTAPSAWGPNVNVAYTSFKDAFGAAAKNKSDFSAALDKMQSDTVADMKKQGFGVSE
- a CDS encoding carbohydrate ABC transporter permease, whose translation is MTTARRTSYGVKGAPYAFLVPAAVLFALFFALPIGYAVWLSFHKVRVSGLGLGAGARKEVWAGLENYTDALTDSELVHGALRVLGYGCIVVPVMLGLALLFALMLDSEKARLAPFTRLAIFLPYAIPGVVAALLWGFLYLPDVSPFYYVLGKLGLPQPDLLDGGPLYLALSNIAVWGGTGFNMIVIYTSLRAIPAEVHEAAKLDGATPLQTALRIKIPMVAPSLVLTFFFSIIATLQVFNEPTTLKPLTNSVSTTWSPLMKVHRDAFGTGDVYQAAAEAVIISLATLVLSFGFLRAANRRNRQEAAS
- a CDS encoding carbohydrate ABC transporter permease — encoded protein: MSALAVHKAPSTAGATGAARGRPPLRGRIALIPTVTLLLGAVYCLLPVAWVVIASTKSGRELFSTFTFLPGTGFTDNLKDLNSYRDGVYWTWMGNSALYAGIGALLSTCVSAFSGYALAVYRFRGREPIFNILLAGVLMPPVILAVPQYLLLAQADLTDSYWSVLLPQILSPYGVYLARIYAAAAVPGDVVEAGRMDGASEWRIFSRIALPMMIPGLVTVFLFQFVAVWNNFLLPYIMLSDDERFPITLGLFTLLEQGANQPALYTLVITGAFLAVIPLVALFLVVQRFWSLDLLSGAVKS
- a CDS encoding RNA-guided endonuclease InsQ/TnpB family protein, with the protein product MTTTQVKRAFKCRFYPTDEQAAELSRTFGCVRKVYNMALAARTQAWTRQERVNYNQTSAMLTAWKKTEELAFLNEVSSVPLQQCLRHLQAAFTHFFGKRAKYPRFKSKKRSRKSAEYTTSGFRFRDGELTLAKMREPLDVVWSRPLPQGAEPSTVTVSQDAAGRWHVSMLCDDPTLKPLPVSDAAVGVDVGLDHLLTLSTGEKVANPRHERKDRSRLALAQRRLAKKAKGSANRAEAARKVARIHARIADRRRDGLHKLTTRLVRENQTIVIEDLTVRNMVKNRTLARAVSDAAWSQFRSMLEYKAAWHGREVIAVDRFFPSSRLCSACGALQEKMPLHVRMWTCDSCGTTHDRDVNAAKNLLAAGRAVSACGAGVRPQRSTPGGQSAMKQEVSRREP